The Iamia majanohamensis genome window below encodes:
- a CDS encoding HNH endonuclease signature motif containing protein: MTATPEAERVAAAGAALDVFEAELAVVAGVRNAAEARLVDLVVRALADGSWQGHRVHTPVQWLMWRAGVARPTAQRVVALARRAPVLPVTMAMFAEGRLSFDQAACVARYTPAEFEASVASLAEDATVAQIATATRDYGFDAQARPSDVPEPTPSEPEVPKDPEADRDMSFGTEESGQWWARLRLPLDEGLAVEGALKAVRDRLHDDARQAAKTAAIAEGRSTKGLKVPVPSWADAVVGMAHSVLSGGAAGAGVASRARILVHLEGTRSGDGWMASAHMAGVVPDELRRYLTCDADAEVVWEADGAPVNLGRTKHIVPRRIRRLIEHRDRGCRVPGCDQTWWLQIHHIVHWEDDGETVTWNLICLCSRHHRLHHKGHLGITGNADDPDGVVFTDETGRPMAGATRARPPRPADMPTVAAYQGPTGERLDPDAVFFTPTPPPRGTDPDPEGDAGDPPSHRRHDRCRHTGRPTGDRPDGARAPPVA; the protein is encoded by the coding sequence ATGACGGCGACTCCCGAGGCGGAGAGGGTGGCGGCTGCGGGTGCGGCGCTGGACGTGTTCGAGGCCGAGCTGGCGGTGGTGGCGGGGGTGCGGAACGCGGCGGAGGCCCGGCTGGTGGACCTGGTGGTGCGGGCGTTGGCGGATGGGTCGTGGCAGGGGCACCGGGTGCACACGCCGGTGCAGTGGCTGATGTGGCGGGCGGGTGTCGCGCGGCCGACGGCGCAGCGGGTGGTGGCGTTGGCCCGGCGGGCGCCGGTGCTGCCGGTGACGATGGCCATGTTCGCCGAGGGCCGGTTGTCGTTCGACCAGGCCGCCTGTGTGGCCCGCTACACCCCGGCGGAGTTCGAGGCGTCGGTCGCCTCGTTGGCCGAGGATGCGACGGTGGCCCAGATCGCCACCGCCACGCGGGACTACGGCTTCGACGCCCAGGCGAGACCCTCGGATGTCCCCGAGCCGACCCCCTCCGAGCCCGAGGTCCCCAAGGACCCGGAGGCGGACCGAGACATGTCCTTCGGCACCGAGGAGTCCGGCCAGTGGTGGGCCCGCCTGCGCCTGCCACTCGATGAGGGCCTCGCGGTCGAGGGGGCGCTCAAGGCGGTCCGCGACCGGCTCCACGACGACGCCCGCCAGGCAGCCAAGACCGCTGCGATCGCCGAGGGCCGCTCCACCAAGGGACTGAAGGTGCCGGTGCCGTCCTGGGCCGACGCGGTGGTCGGGATGGCCCACTCGGTGCTCTCCGGCGGCGCGGCCGGGGCGGGTGTGGCGTCGAGGGCCCGGATCCTGGTCCACCTCGAGGGCACCCGCTCCGGGGACGGGTGGATGGCCTCCGCGCACATGGCCGGCGTTGTGCCCGATGAGCTGCGCCGGTACCTGACCTGCGACGCGGACGCCGAGGTCGTCTGGGAGGCCGATGGGGCCCCGGTGAACCTGGGGCGCACCAAGCACATCGTCCCCCGCCGGATCCGGCGCCTCATCGAGCACCGCGACCGCGGCTGCCGCGTCCCGGGCTGCGACCAGACCTGGTGGCTGCAGATCCACCACATCGTCCACTGGGAAGACGACGGCGAGACGGTCACCTGGAACCTCATCTGCCTGTGCTCCCGGCACCATCGGCTCCACCACAAGGGTCACCTCGGCATCACCGGCAACGCGGATGACCCGGACGGGGTGGTCTTCACCGACGAGACCGGCCGGCCCATGGCCGGCGCCACCCGCGCCCGACCACCCAGGCCCGCCGACATGCCCACCGTGGCCGCCTACCAGGGCCCCACCGGCGAACGCCTCGACCCCGACGCCGTCTTCTTCACCCCCACCCCACCTCCGCGAGGCACCGATCCCGACCCCGAGGGCGACGCCGGCGATCCCCCGTCGCACCGCCGCCACGACCGGTGCCGCCACACCGGGCGCCCCACCGGCGACCGGCCCGACGGCGCCCGCGCCCCGCCCGTGGCCTGA
- a CDS encoding GNAT family N-acetyltransferase, translating to MRGATTADGPSIGIVHAAAWEEGFGHMLDADFLARACAGRREGWGETIAVILDLQNLVLVAGQRADVWAYSQSGEPDDGEGLEIFAFYCHPAAWGTGLAGALMHETCGVLSLRASRAVLWTPVEARRAQRFYERCGFAPTGRQRRETLGDWQPVTTAREVGAIEYARPLG from the coding sequence GTGCGAGGGGCCACGACCGCCGACGGCCCGTCGATCGGGATCGTCCACGCCGCCGCCTGGGAGGAGGGCTTCGGCCACATGCTCGACGCCGACTTCCTCGCGCGCGCCTGTGCCGGTCGACGCGAGGGGTGGGGGGAGACCATCGCCGTCATCCTCGACCTGCAGAACCTGGTCCTGGTGGCCGGGCAGAGGGCGGACGTCTGGGCCTACTCGCAGAGCGGTGAGCCCGACGATGGCGAGGGTCTGGAGATCTTTGCCTTCTACTGCCACCCGGCCGCCTGGGGCACCGGCCTGGCTGGTGCGCTGATGCACGAGACGTGCGGCGTGCTGTCGCTGCGTGCGTCGCGAGCCGTGCTCTGGACACCGGTGGAGGCGCGTCGGGCCCAGCGCTTCTACGAGCGCTGCGGGTTCGCCCCGACCGGGCGCCAGCGGCGCGAGACCCTCGGCGACTGGCAACCCGTCACCACAGCGCGGGAGGTGGGCGCGATCGAGTACGCCCGGCCTCTCGGGTGA
- a CDS encoding nitrilase-related carbon-nitrogen hydrolase, translating into MSDQATLRIAAVQHDIVWSDREANFARLGPMVARAAAAGAGLVLLSETFSTGFAVDDPDLGEPEGGPSATFLRAQAAEHGVWVGGSCPEVPPDAPADDQRPSNSFVLVGPDGTEHRYRKVHPFTHAGEERWFRAGTDLTTVDIEGLRVSPFVCYDLRFADEMWGLAPDTDVYLFPANWPESRRLHWEVLLQARAIENQAYVVGVNRVGEGGGLRYSGDSRIVDPSGELLATAAMGETILLADVSAARVREVRERFRFLPDRR; encoded by the coding sequence GTGAGCGACCAGGCCACCCTGCGCATCGCCGCCGTCCAGCACGACATCGTGTGGAGCGACCGGGAGGCGAACTTCGCCCGGCTGGGCCCGATGGTGGCCCGGGCCGCCGCGGCAGGGGCGGGCCTGGTGCTGCTGTCGGAGACGTTCTCCACCGGCTTCGCCGTCGACGACCCCGACCTGGGCGAGCCCGAGGGCGGGCCGTCGGCGACCTTCCTCCGGGCCCAGGCCGCCGAGCACGGGGTGTGGGTGGGCGGGTCGTGCCCCGAGGTGCCGCCCGACGCCCCCGCCGACGACCAGCGCCCCTCCAACTCCTTCGTGCTGGTCGGACCCGACGGCACCGAGCACCGGTACCGCAAGGTCCACCCCTTCACCCACGCCGGCGAGGAGCGGTGGTTCCGGGCCGGCACCGACCTGACGACGGTGGACATCGAGGGCCTCCGGGTGAGCCCGTTCGTCTGCTACGACCTGCGCTTCGCCGACGAGATGTGGGGGCTGGCCCCCGACACCGACGTGTACCTGTTCCCGGCCAACTGGCCCGAGAGCCGCCGCCTCCACTGGGAGGTGCTGCTCCAGGCCCGGGCCATCGAGAACCAGGCCTACGTCGTCGGCGTGAACCGGGTGGGCGAGGGCGGGGGCCTCCGCTACAGCGGCGACAGCCGCATCGTCGACCCCTCGGGCGAGCTGCTGGCCACCGCCGCGATGGGCGAGACCATCCTGCTGGCCGACGTGTCCGCCGCCCGGGTGCGCGAGGTGCGGGAGCGGTTCCGCTTCCTCCCCGACCGTCGCTGA
- a CDS encoding pyridoxal phosphate-dependent aminotransferase has translation MRAEDPLTSKLAGFGTSIFAEMSALAVETGAINLGQGFPDTDGPAEVLDAAVAAIRSGENQYPPGPGTPVLRRAVADHQRRFYGLAHDPETEVLVTAGATEALAGALLGMLDPGDEVVAFEPVFDSYPAAVALAGARVVPVLLAPAPDGRYRFDPAELRAAVTERTKVLLLNTPHNPTGKVFDAEELAQVAAVATEADLVVVTDEVYEHLVFPGAAHVPIATLPGMAERTLTISSGGKTFSTTGWKTGWACGPAPLVAACRAAKQFLTYVNGAPFQPAIAVGLGLDDAFYAGLAADLTAKKDRLVAGLEAAGFLVHPPEGTYFTTVDIRPLRPDGDGEAFCRDLPHRCGVVAVPDAVFYERPEHGRHLVRFACCKRDEVLDEAAERLAGLAR, from the coding sequence GTGCGCGCCGAGGATCCCCTGACGTCGAAGCTGGCCGGCTTCGGCACGTCGATCTTCGCCGAGATGTCCGCCCTCGCCGTCGAGACGGGTGCCATCAACCTGGGCCAGGGGTTCCCCGACACCGACGGGCCGGCGGAGGTGCTCGACGCTGCCGTGGCGGCGATCCGCAGCGGCGAGAACCAGTACCCACCGGGGCCCGGGACGCCCGTGCTGCGCCGGGCGGTGGCCGACCACCAGCGCCGCTTCTACGGCCTCGCCCACGACCCCGAGACCGAGGTGCTGGTCACCGCGGGCGCCACCGAGGCCCTGGCCGGCGCCCTGCTGGGCATGCTCGACCCCGGCGACGAGGTCGTCGCCTTCGAGCCCGTGTTCGACAGCTACCCGGCGGCGGTCGCCCTCGCCGGCGCCCGCGTGGTCCCGGTCCTGCTCGCCCCCGCGCCCGACGGCCGCTACCGGTTCGACCCCGCCGAGCTGCGGGCCGCAGTGACCGAGCGCACCAAGGTCCTGCTCCTCAACACGCCCCACAACCCCACGGGCAAGGTGTTCGACGCCGAGGAGCTGGCCCAGGTCGCGGCGGTGGCCACCGAGGCCGACCTCGTCGTGGTGACCGACGAGGTCTACGAGCACCTGGTGTTCCCCGGCGCCGCCCACGTCCCCATCGCCACCCTGCCGGGCATGGCCGAGCGTACCCTCACCATCTCGTCGGGTGGCAAGACCTTCAGCACCACGGGGTGGAAGACGGGCTGGGCCTGCGGACCGGCGCCGCTGGTGGCCGCGTGCCGGGCGGCCAAGCAGTTCCTCACCTACGTCAACGGCGCCCCCTTCCAGCCCGCCATCGCCGTGGGCCTGGGCCTCGACGACGCCTTCTACGCCGGCCTGGCCGCCGACCTCACGGCCAAGAAGGACCGCCTGGTGGCGGGGCTGGAGGCCGCCGGCTTCCTCGTCCACCCCCCCGAGGGCACCTACTTCACCACCGTCGACATCCGCCCCCTGCGCCCCGACGGCGACGGCGAGGCCTTCTGCCGCGACCTCCCCCACCGCTGCGGCGTGGTGGCGGTGCCCGACGCCGTGTTCTACGAGCGGCCCGAGCACGGCCGCCACCTGGTGCGCTTCGCCTGCTGCAAGCGGGACGAGGTGCTCGACGAGGCCGCCGAGCGCCTGGCAGGGTTGGCCCGGTGA
- a CDS encoding HAD family hydrolase, which translates to MEATTAPAPTREPVAALHGVALFDLDRTLVPGSSLVPLGRELVRRGMLDRRVVAGRALSAATFRRRGLGDERVEALVGGLLALLAGREVVPLAEVARHVGSGLAAEAYPAALWLLQRHLAMGDFCVVLTAAPQPLADALAHAIGAHRAIGTRLEVADGRFTGRIDGVLCHGPGKVRRLGEELGDLGSSRATGYGDSASDVAVLERCGDPVAVNPDRGLAAVARDRGWPVLRLG; encoded by the coding sequence GTGGAGGCGACCACGGCCCCGGCCCCGACCCGGGAACCCGTGGCCGCCCTCCACGGGGTCGCCCTCTTCGACCTCGACCGCACCCTCGTCCCCGGGTCGTCGCTCGTGCCCCTGGGGCGCGAGCTGGTGCGCCGGGGGATGCTCGACCGGCGCGTCGTGGCCGGCCGGGCCCTCAGCGCCGCGACCTTCCGACGCCGCGGCCTGGGCGACGAGCGCGTCGAGGCGCTCGTCGGCGGGCTGCTCGCGCTGCTCGCGGGCCGCGAGGTCGTGCCCCTCGCCGAGGTCGCCCGCCACGTCGGGTCGGGCCTGGCCGCGGAGGCCTACCCGGCCGCCCTGTGGCTGCTCCAGCGCCATCTGGCCATGGGCGACTTCTGCGTGGTGCTGACCGCCGCCCCCCAGCCGCTGGCCGACGCCCTGGCCCACGCCATCGGTGCCCACCGGGCCATCGGCACCCGCCTGGAGGTGGCCGACGGGCGCTTCACCGGCCGGATCGACGGGGTGCTCTGCCACGGGCCCGGGAAGGTGCGCCGCCTGGGCGAGGAGCTGGGCGACCTGGGCTCCAGCCGGGCCACCGGGTACGGCGACTCCGCCTCCGACGTGGCCGTCCTCGAGCGCTGCGGGGACCCGGTGGCGGTCAACCCCGACCGGGGGCTGGCCGCGGTGGCCCGGGACCGGGGCTGGCCCGTCCTCCGGCTGGGCTGA